CAAAGAAACTTTCGTTAAAATCGGTTACAATCGAAGAAACATCATATCTCTTTTCTCCAATTAAAACTCCTGGTTTCTCTTTTCCGATTTCTCCAAAACGTATTAATTTCATAATCGTATATTTTTAATTGTTAGTTTATTTTTTTCTGATGAATGAACTTCATCAAACACTTCTGTTTTATGGGTAAGTCTTCTATTTACCAATTCAATTTTGATAAAAAAGGCCTAGCAAAAACAATAAATGTAAATTTTACAATTACAAAAGTAATTTTTAAAAATTAATATTCGAGATATATTTTATTTTCCATTACTTAAAATGACTAAAGTTTAAATTTTTATAACATTTTTTAGATGGTTTGTAAAAATTATATCACTAAATAAGGATTAACACAAAAAAAATCTGCAATAAACATTGGATTTCTTGTTCATTTAAATCTTATTTTTACTTTTGTAATTGTATTTTTTACATTTATTATTTCAAACGATTTCACTACCCAAAATTCCTATACAAAATGATAAAATTAAAAGGCATAACTTGGAACCATACAAGAGGTCTGCTTCCTATGGTTGCCACATCGCAGCGTTTTACTGAACTACATCCAGAAGTTGAAATTTCATGGGAAAAGAGAAGTTTACAAGAATTCGCAGATGCTTCTATTGAAGACTTAGCCAAAAGATTTGATTTATTGGTAATCGATCATCCTTGGACTGGTTTTGGAGCGCAGACCAAAGCAATTCTTCCGTTATCTGATTATTTATCAAACGAATATATTAAAGATCAAGAAATTAACACTGTCGGAAAATCATACGGAAGTTATGTTTTTCATGATAAATTATGGGCGCTTCCTATAGATGCTGCAACTCCGGTTGCCTCTGCCCGCTTGGATCTTTTAGAAAAAAATAATTTAGAAGTACCCAAAACCTACGACGATTTATTGGCATTGGCTAAAAAAGGCTTAGTGGCTTTTGCTGGAATTCCGGTAGATGTTTTAATGAGTTTTTATATGTTTTGCTGCAGTTTAGGTGAAGCTCCTTTTCTTTCTGAAGAAAAAGTAATTTCTGAAACAACAGGAATTAAAGCGCTTCAAATGTTTAGGGAATTGGCACAATTGATTGATCCGGCTAACTTTAACAGAAACCCAATTCAGGTTTATGAGGCAATGGTTAATTCAGATGAAATTGCTTATTGCCCGTTTGCTTATGGTTATTCTAATTATTCGCGAATTGGCTACAGCCGTCAACTTTTACATTTTTACGATTTAGTAAAATTGAATGATAATCCGATGATTTCGTCTTTAGGCGGAACAGGATTAGCGGTTTCATCTTTCAGCCAGCATATTGATGAAGCGGTTAAATATGCTGAATTTACTGGTTCATCTCAAGTACAGCAAAACATTTATACGGATAATGGCGGTCAGCCAGGCCATTTGCAGGCTTGGAAAAGTGAGCGAATTAATGGTGTGACACATGATTATTTCAAAAATACTTTACCCGCTTTAGAACGCGCATTCCTTCGTCCGAGATATTACGGACATATGTATTTCCAAGATCACGCAGGTGATGTGGTTCGCAATTATCTGATGAAAAGCGGAGACGAACTAAAAGTATTGGAAGAAATGAATTCGCTTTACGCGGAATCTCTAAAAATTCAGACAATATGAAGCCTTTAGAAGGATTAATTGTTTTAGAATTCTGTCAGTTTCTGGCAGGACCTTCTGCTGGTTTAAAACTAGCGGATTTGGGGGCACGCGTCATCAAAATCGAACGTCCTGTAAAAGGTGAAGCCTGCAGACAATTGAGTATCAAAGATTTATTTGTAGACGACAGCAGTTTGCTTTTTCATACCATAAACCGAAATAAAGAATCTTTTGCAGCCGATTTAAAAAATCCTGACGATTTAGTTTTAATTAAAAAACTGATTGAAAAGGCTGATATTATGACACATAATTTCAGACCTGGTGTGATGGAAAAAATCGGTTTAGATTTTGAAAATACACTTTCTATAAATCCACAGATTATTTACGGAACCATTACAGGTTACGGAAATGAAGGTCCGTGGGCAAAAAAACCGGGACAGGATTTATTATTGCAATCGCTTTCTGGATTAAGCTGGCTGAGCGGACGCAAAAGTCAAGGTCCAGTTCCTTTCGGTTTGGCTGTAGCCGATTTAATGTGCGGGAATCATTTTGTACAGGGAATTTTGGCAGCGCTTTTAAAAAGAGCCAAAACTAAAAAAGGAGTTTTGGTTGAAGTCAGTTTATTAGAATCGATTCTCGATGTGCAGTTCGAAGCCATTACTTCTTTCTTAAATGACGGTGGTCAATTGCCTGAAAGAGGTGATATTAAAGGAAGCGCACATGCTTTTTTAAGTGCCCCATACGGTGTTTACCAAACGCAAAACGGTTATTTATCGCTTGCGATGGGCGATTTACTTTTCATTGGAAAAGCATTAGGCTTAGATTTAAGTGAATTTACAGATAAACATCTTTGGTTTGAAAAACGAGATGAAATCAGAACGATTTTAAGCGAGAGAATTCAAACGCAAACTTCTGATTATTGGATTGAAATCCTGCAAAAAGAAGGAATCTGGTGCGGTAAAGTTTTCAATTACGAAGAACTGGATAATCAGCCTTTTGTAAATGAATTACAGCTGAAACAAACCGTAAAAAATGCCGAAGGCGAAACTTTGGTTACAACCAGAAGTCCGATTCAATTGGATGGAGAAATTCTGCTAAGCGAAAAAGCAGCGCCAAAAGTAGGTCACGATAATTTAAGGATACACGAACAATTTTTAAACGATTTGAAATGAAGCCATTACAAGATTATTTAATTGTAGATTTCAGTCAGTTTCTTTCGGGCCCGTCGGCGAGTTTACGTCTGGCAGACTTGGGAGCGCGTGTGATAAAAATAGAAAAACCTGGAACGGGAGATATCTGCCGCACTTTATATACTTCTGATTTGATTATGAACGGCGAATCGTCTGTTTTTCATACCATCAACAGAAACAAAGAATCATTTGCAATTGATTTTAAACAGCCAGAGGAACTTCAAAAATTAAAAAAATTATTAGCTAAAGCTGATGTTGTGATGCATAATTTCAGACCTGGAGTTATGGAACGCATTGGTTTAAGTTATGATGACGTAAAAAACATTAATCCAAATGTGATTTATGCTTCGATTTCGGGTTTTGGAGAACATCCTGATTTAAAAGATTTACCAGGTCAGGATTTGCTTTTACAATCTTTAACGGCTTTGACTTGGCTGAGCGGTAATCAGGAAGACGGTCCAGTCCCCATGGGATTATCGATTGTTGATATGCTCGCCGGAGCGCATTTGGCGCAGGGAATTTTGGCTGCCTTATACAGAAAAGCAACGCATAATATTGGAGCGCAGGTTCAAGTAAGCATGCTCGAATCGGCATTTGATTTTCAATTTGAGACGATTACGACTTATTTTAATGACGGAGGCGAATTGCCTGTCCGAACCAAAACGAATAATGCACACGCCTATTTGGGCGCGCCATACGGAATTTACAAAACCAAAAACGGTTATTTAGCACTAGCAATGGGATCAATTCCTGTTTTGGCTTCTCTGCTAAAATCTGATGCTTTATTACAGTTTCCTGAAAATAAATTCACATTAAGGGACGAAATCAAAAATATTCTTGCGGATCATTTGCAAACGCAGGAAACACAGTTCTGGTTAGACATTTTAGAACCCGCAGATATTTGGTGTGCAGGAGTTTTAAATTATCAGCAGCTATTTGCTGAAGATGGATTTAAGGTGTTGAATTTTACCCAACAAGTCGAAATGCTTGACGGCTACACTTATAAAACTACACGCTGTCCGATAAAAATAGACGGCGAATATCTGACTTCAGGAAAAGGTTCGCCTAAACTGGGTCAAGACAACGAGAAAATTATTAAAGAATTTATAGACTGCTGATGGAAAAAATTAGAATCGCCGTTCGAAAATTCGATCCGTTCGAAAGTACACTTCAAAAATTATGGGATGCTTTCTGCCTTCAAAACAATATAAAAATGGAAGCAGAAATGATTGCCTTAGAACTTCATGACTTGTATGAAACCACAATTTTAGCGAAAGGTTTAAAAGAAGGAAAATGGGATATTGCCCATATCAACACCGATTGGATTTTTGATGCTGTAAACGAAAATGCGGTTCTTAATTTGTTTTCCTTAATTGGAGAAAATCCACCAGAAAATTATCCTTTTGGATGGCATAAATCGCTTTTGCATTTACAAAAACTAAGTAATGGCATTTTCGGACTTCCCTTTCACGATGGACCAGAATGTCTCATCTACCGAAAAGATTTATTTGAAAACGAAAAGGAAAAAGAGAATTTTAAAAAACAGTTTGGTTACGAACTTTCTACACCAAAAACGTGGCAGGAATTTGCAGAAATTGCAACATTTTTTAATCGTCCCGAACAAAATTTATACGGTTCTGTTTTTGCCAATTATCCAGACGGACACAATATGGTTTTTGACTTTTGTCTGCAATTATGGACAAGAGGCGGTTCTTTATTAAACAAA
The Flavobacterium humidisoli DNA segment above includes these coding regions:
- a CDS encoding CaiB/BaiF CoA transferase family protein, with the translated sequence MKPLEGLIVLEFCQFLAGPSAGLKLADLGARVIKIERPVKGEACRQLSIKDLFVDDSSLLFHTINRNKESFAADLKNPDDLVLIKKLIEKADIMTHNFRPGVMEKIGLDFENTLSINPQIIYGTITGYGNEGPWAKKPGQDLLLQSLSGLSWLSGRKSQGPVPFGLAVADLMCGNHFVQGILAALLKRAKTKKGVLVEVSLLESILDVQFEAITSFLNDGGQLPERGDIKGSAHAFLSAPYGVYQTQNGYLSLAMGDLLFIGKALGLDLSEFTDKHLWFEKRDEIRTILSERIQTQTSDYWIEILQKEGIWCGKVFNYEELDNQPFVNELQLKQTVKNAEGETLVTTRSPIQLDGEILLSEKAAPKVGHDNLRIHEQFLNDLK
- a CDS encoding CaiB/BaiF CoA transferase family protein; the encoded protein is MKPLQDYLIVDFSQFLSGPSASLRLADLGARVIKIEKPGTGDICRTLYTSDLIMNGESSVFHTINRNKESFAIDFKQPEELQKLKKLLAKADVVMHNFRPGVMERIGLSYDDVKNINPNVIYASISGFGEHPDLKDLPGQDLLLQSLTALTWLSGNQEDGPVPMGLSIVDMLAGAHLAQGILAALYRKATHNIGAQVQVSMLESAFDFQFETITTYFNDGGELPVRTKTNNAHAYLGAPYGIYKTKNGYLALAMGSIPVLASLLKSDALLQFPENKFTLRDEIKNILADHLQTQETQFWLDILEPADIWCAGVLNYQQLFAEDGFKVLNFTQQVEMLDGYTYKTTRCPIKIDGEYLTSGKGSPKLGQDNEKIIKEFIDC
- a CDS encoding ABC transporter substrate-binding protein — translated: MIKLKGITWNHTRGLLPMVATSQRFTELHPEVEISWEKRSLQEFADASIEDLAKRFDLLVIDHPWTGFGAQTKAILPLSDYLSNEYIKDQEINTVGKSYGSYVFHDKLWALPIDAATPVASARLDLLEKNNLEVPKTYDDLLALAKKGLVAFAGIPVDVLMSFYMFCCSLGEAPFLSEEKVISETTGIKALQMFRELAQLIDPANFNRNPIQVYEAMVNSDEIAYCPFAYGYSNYSRIGYSRQLLHFYDLVKLNDNPMISSLGGTGLAVSSFSQHIDEAVKYAEFTGSSQVQQNIYTDNGGQPGHLQAWKSERINGVTHDYFKNTLPALERAFLRPRYYGHMYFQDHAGDVVRNYLMKSGDELKVLEEMNSLYAESLKIQTI